From the genome of Gorilla gorilla gorilla isolate KB3781 chromosome 4, NHGRI_mGorGor1-v2.1_pri, whole genome shotgun sequence:
TGTAGCAAATGTATCATGATATATGCCAAAGATTAAAACAGTATCTAACATTTGCTGCTTATGGTGTAGCAGGCATTTTAAATATAGTAACTAATCTACACAACCGCGCTGAGATGGCACATATTAGTATCTTAATTTTAAAGATGAGCATGGTTTGGACCACAGGCAGTCCAGTCTTACGCCAGGGATGTGCTCCTCAACTGTCTTCACATCATTATCGCTTCCTGGGTTGCTGGTTTTGTTCAGAGTAGAGCTCGCTTTACTAAAAGTGCTGAAAACTGCGTACTTAATATAGCCATTCTCTTAAAGAAAAAGCATCTTTGAATAACCACCTGACTCCCTTCCAGCAAGCAATGGAGTAAGAGGTGAATGTGGCtggtttattcattcaaaaacacTCATTTGCCTATCCTGTGTTTGGCCCCAATGGCAAAGATTAAAACTAAACTAAATCAGCCTTTCCTTTTAGGGATCTCAAAAGAACATTTGACTCTTTAACAGTGGTGAAGAGGGGATTCACCTCTGAGCCAAGGGCTGTGGGAGACCCACAGTCATTTTTTAGATTCTGGGATGAAATCAGAAAGGGTCCAGGAGGAGTCCTTTTACCTCTGCCCCATTCCTATACAACATTTAGATTTGAAAGACAACTCAGGAGGTGGATCCAAGAAATGGCACTATGAAAATTCAATCTAAGTTTCTGCTGCTGCCCACTTGAAATCTAACTCAAAATCTGATTAAAAGCACATAAAATTCACTCCACCTCCATTGCACAGAAGTACTGATTGTCCCATGATTTTTATGCTGCCACCAAGTATTATAAACATGTAGACACAAATCTCTAAGCATCATGTGTCTACGGAGCTATTTGACTGGATCTTTTAAATGGCAGCAAAATGCTACTCCTGGGGGGAACTCTCTCCTTTAGTACTCACAGCTATGACAGCAGTAAACTGTAAGACCACAGTGACTTTGTTACTGGACACCAGATAAGGCTGAACCTCACATGCACTTACACAGCCCACAATGTGGTTAGCTCTCAGTGCAGCCTTCTGAGCCCAGTCTTACATGTTGAGCAATTACTTACCGGGCAACCCTTGGTTGAAATTCTgccaagttttgtttttattcttctagGTCAATATGAACCTCTGAATTTAAGAAGTACTTTGTGTTATGTATTAGGGAACCTTTAATAATAGCAATTAAAGTCTCATGGGAAAGTAAGATGGTAGCAAGTATTTAAAGTAtctcctcaaaagaaaaagactggAAAACTGCTTTTCTCAGTTGTCAATTCTCATCAAAGGAAGATTTTTGTCTTCAACAATCTGTATCTCTGTCCTTCATCCTTTCTAACATCAACACTGGCCAAGCATCAAGTTCACAAGTGGCAAATACTAAAGTACTGCCACATATTAAGTAGAAACATGTACAGCAAATTTTACTGTGCGtattaataaatattctttattttaaattttgcacaTTGCGCTTTAACATTACATCCAAACATTTTGCAAGTGGATGTCTACTTTGTAAAACCATGTATTCAGCTCATTGTCATTTCTGTACAGAATTATAAGTACAACATTACTTTTTGCCACTAAGTTGCTTTAGTAAGTCTCACAGGAAGAGAAACATTTAATGAAAAGAGATGGCTTAAATCATATGGCAGGCCTGCGCAGCCACGCAACTAAAGACACAAGCCTGAAGAAAGAACAAACTAATGAGGATACCTCCACCGTCTCccaaaacaagaaagaatcaCATTGATTTAAGATAAAATTTTGCCATAAGTCACTAAACTAAGAGTTTTTCGAAAGAGAAGGCGCAGTAGTCATCGTGAGTGTTTCATTGAAAGACagagctattttatttatttaatttgctcCAGCCGTTGTCAACCAGCCACTACAAATGGGCCTCTTGTGATCATTTAACCGGcagtatttattaaatttctCCTTCAGATGCTGTCGGTATTGTTCTCTATTGCTGTAGAAAGACTGGTTATTAGCCATAAATGACTGTATTTCATCTTGTGAGATAAAGATTTCCTCATCTGAAGTACATTCAGACTCATCCTGCAAATTAAAGCAGTAGTTAAGACTATGACTTAAGAATGCAAAATGTTATGTAATGGAGGAGGACAGCTAAAAATTAAACCAGTCTAACTTTTTAGTTTCAAATCAGTCACATAAAGCCTTTAATTGGAGTGTTTGCAGAATAAGCATCATGTCATTCTGCCTAAGAAAGTAGTGAGAATAAAATCCAACTCCTTGAGTTGAAACCTTGAATCTATAATTTCTCCTAGAAGCCTATGAGCCTAGCAAACTACCACCATACCTTGgccttaaaaaaataactaattaaaGATGTTACAACTAGTTACCATATTTTAAGTAGCCAGACGTATCTCCAGTTAGTCCTATCTTGAAACAGTCATCTCTACAAACTAAGTAAAAGATAACCATTTTCTACTTAAGAAGTAAACTTTTACAACCATTAAAACTTTTAAACATTAAACTTATacaggtggtggctcacacctgtaatcccagcattttgggaggctgaggcaggagaatcacttgaaccttggaggcagaggctacagtgagccaagatcgtgccactgcactctatctagcctgggcgacagagcgagactcctcaaaaaaataaataaataaatattaaaactaaactttacaaccataaaaaagaaaaaaactagctgggcgcagtggctcacgcctgtaatcccagcactttgggaggctgaggtgggcagatcacctgaggttgggagttcgagaccagcctgaccaacatggagaaacccatctctactaaaaatacaaaattagccaggcatggtggcacaagcctgtagtcccagctactcgggaggctgaagccggagaatcgcttgaacctgggaggcggaggttgcgattagccgagatcgcaccatcgcactccagcctgggcaacagagcaaaactccacctcaaaaaaaaaagaaaaagaaaaaagctagtaTTCCAAAGGATTTGGTTCCATCAGGACTCTAATGAAAAGGACACCactcttcttcctcccctcctccaagGGCCACCTATACTACGCACTGGGTCAGTTGGGATCAGGTAAAAAGTCTCAGGAACTGGAGTCTTACCCTACATGACACCTAAAAGAAGCAACCTCTAGTTCAAATTGTATATTCTTTCTGGTATGGAAGGGTGGCTACCATAACTTGCCAATCAGAAAGGCAAAGTTTGCTTACAGTAACCTACTTCAAGAAGGCAGACTACTGAATATAATGCTACCTCTATCCTTTCTCCCAACTACAGATGGTCCTGACTTAACAATGGTCAATGGTTCTACtcaggttttttttgagacaaagtctcactctgttgccaggctggactgcagtggcacgatctcagctcactgaaacctccgcctcctggcttcaagtgattctcctgccttagcctcccgggtagctgggactactggcacacgccaccatgcccagctaatttttgtatttttagtagagacggggtttcatcatattggccaggatggtcttgatctcttgacctcatgatccacccacctcggtctcccaaagtgctgggattacaggcatgagccactgcacccagccttatttgggatttttttttttttttttaactttacaaaGGGTTTATTGGGATGTTGAATGTATTTTCAACTCAGCAGTATTTTTGAGTTATAATGGGTTTATTGGAATGTAACCCCACTGTAACTCAAGGAGTACCTATAATGTCTTCTACTGAGACAGAGGCGGCCATGGAAACGTGTTCCAGAGTAGTTGCATAAACCACGAGTGGAAGGACAGAAATGAAGTCCCCAAAGAATAATGAAATACTACCCTTAATTTCTCATAAGCTTCCTTCAACTACCTACCTTAAGCCCTCAAATACTATCCCCTCCCACATCCACCCCGTTCCCAAACAATTATGTACAGTAAGACCACATGGAATACTTACAAGGAGTTCAACTAAGCTCTTGGCACCTTTTCCGGAATCGGGACCAAACAACGTTTCTGTAGGTTCtgcaaactgtggtacatttttCCTATGCTCAAACCAAGGCAATGGCTGCCCACCCTTTTCAGAGCTGCAACAGCTTTCAGGATGTGTATCTTTGGTCTTGTCACGGTGAAACACTGTGTGCATGGTATTTCCTGAGGTCTCTCGATTACCTGGATCTGTAATACAGCTTCCAAGCTTCTGGATCTGATACCACAGCAAAGGATTTCACAGGTAAAAAGGCATGATATAATagcaattattctttaaaaaaaaaaaaaagcggggcacggtggctcatgcctacaatctcaacattttgggaggccgaggcaggtggatcacctgaggtcaagtgttcaagaccagcctggccaacatggtcaaatgccatctctactaaaaacgcaaaaattagccagccatggtggcatgcgcctgtaatcccagctactcaggaagctgaggcaggagaattgtttgaacctgggaggcagaggttgcagtgagccaagattatgccactgtactctagtacaggcgacagtgagactccatctcaaaaaaatcctGACATAGTATTAAACCTTTAGAGGGAATACTAAGTAATAGTAGCAGCtggcattcattttattttaccagGCACTTACTATGTACTAGACACTATGCCACACCTGCCAATATGCATTCACTTCACCTTCACAGAACCTAATATGATAGGGACTAAACAAATTGTTTAAGATTACACAgcttataaatttaaaagtataaaaagaacaATTGAATTTCTGACTCATAAGGACTGTTGCACAAATGATCACATCTCTCTCTGCCCCCAACCCACACTCTCACACGATGAGCACCCAATGGAACTGCATAAAGAACTCATTCTAAAAAAAGTAAATCCTAGCAGCTAAGCTGCACATACGCCACTCCAAGGAAAACACGTGTTCTGTCCTCAACAGCAAAGGTTTAAGAATTACAAGTTATGACACTTACATGTTCATCACATTTCAgtatcttgcttttctttttcttctttttattttttccttttgtgtcgTTCTCTTCAGAATTTGCCCAACATTCAACACAACTATCACCATCATCCTCTTTGTCTTCACAGTGATGAACACAAGAGTCATCACCTGCAGAAATCAATAATCCTTCTTATTTATGTTCTTAAGTCAGCCATGTAGTAGAAATAACTGGGAAACTTAATGTGAGCCTACCGTGTTCATCATGATTACAAATGCCTTCAGTGCAGGCAACATCCGAACCCTCCCGAGAACCTGTTTCACTCCCTTCCATGCTAGATGAATATCCACAATCACTACCATTACAGTGTGGAGATAAGCCTGAGAATAAATCAAGTGAGAGTTACAATAAGCCTGAGAATAAATCAAGTGAGAGTTACAATTAACATACCAATAAGTATATTAGGACAAAGAGTGAACTCTTTGGGGACCACAGAAAAATCTCATAATTAATGGCTTATTAAAAGTAGAACATTTCcaatgaaggatttttttttaagtagaaagtaaattaaataatgaaaatatgattAGGAATTTACCATTTTTCgtttttgtcaaaaataagtcaaagaacataaagaaaaaggaaatattaagtaTCTGACTAAATTATATGATATTCTTGGAACTATAAAGCAGTTTTAAAATTCTAGCTCACAGAATCTCTAAAAGCTCTTACATTTAACAGTAAGAAAGAACAGAGTTAagagttcattttaaaaagaaattatttacttACCTTTCTTTATTTTAGGGGACCCCAAAAGATTGCCACTGCTAGGACAGGTACATGATGTATTTTCATTGGTAACAATTACTTCTACACAAGTATTACCATCTTCAGTGCTGCCACAGGCTTTGCAGCTGCTATTTTCTATGAAGTCTGTTTCCTTTAAGGATCAACATTAAGAGACAGTCAAGAGCTTTACTCTATAACAGCTACATTTTATTCCCTagatcaaaactattttcatcctAAGATGTGGCATTTTCACTGTACTGACATTTACACTGACAGTACAAAAGTAATGGTGGGTAAAGATATTAGTCCTTAGCACAAATCAAGACAGTACTAACCAAAGTGTGCTAAGAATCACTGTATTCTTCAACTGTCAAGCGCTCTCACAAAAATAGATATTTCACTTATGAATGTCTCTGAGGAAGctgtaaaaatattaattgtatCAGATATCAACCACAAATACatatactttttcctttttttttttttttttgagtacggtctccctctgtcacttaggctagagtacagtcatacaatcatggcttactgcagcctcaaactcctgggctcaagcaatccttctgcctcagcctctcaagtagctaggactacagaagcacaccaccaggcctaatttttttattcctttgtagagacagggtttcgttatgttgcccaggctagtcttgaactcccggccttaagcaatcctcctgccatggcttcccaaagtgctaggattacaggcatgagcctccacgcccTGCCAACAGAAATCTTTTTGACAGTCTatgtggggccaggtgcagtggctcatgcctgtaatcccagcactatgggcagctgaagcaggtggatcacttgaggtcaggagttcaaaaccagcctagccaagatggtgagaccccgtctctactaaaaatacaaaaattagccgggcaaggtggcaggcgcctgtaatcccagctactcaggaggctgaggcaggataattgcttgaacacagacggcagagcctgcagtgagccaagatcacaccaccgcactccagtgtgggcgacagagtgagactccgtctcaaaaaaaaaaaaaaagtatgtgacaAATGGGAAGTATGCTTAAAGCATTTCTATTGCAGCTGTCTCAAGGAAACGTACTTGTGCAACTTTTTGAGGTGCAAGCTGAACTTTTTTCCTGGAACATCAAGTTCACTTGAACGAATAAATGAGAGACAAACTGAGAGACTTGGATATTTAGCAggcattttctcaaaaatgaatgaagtcaATCTGTTACTTcaaaggaaacaatgaacaaCAACTGTTGTCAATGATAAAACTCAAACATTGAAACAACAATCAGAATTTTGGCCTTGCAACCAGCAGTACTATGAACTTGAAGCTTCCTAATACTTGGACTTTTCTGACCTGCATAATTCAGTGAACTTTGAAATAAATTCCAATGCATGATGTTACAAAACAATGCATGAGTAAAAGATCTATTCAAAGTCCAATATAGTCCAACGGATTCTAATTTAACAGAGTACAAAAAGGTCATTGATAAGGTGCCAGATTCCATATTGCAATGAATCTTTTAGAAACTACCACTGGTCAAAGTGTAGTATTGAAGAATATCCACAACTATCTGAAAAGGTTTATATTAAAATACTgctcccagccaggcacagtggcttattcctgtaatcccagcactttgggagcagaaGCGGGCAGAgtgcctaagctcaggagttcgagaccagcctgggcaacatggcaaaactccatctctactaaaaatacaaaaaaaattacccggacatggtggtaggcgcctgtagtcccagctacttgggaggctgaggcacaaaaatcgcttgaacccaggaggaggaggttacggtgaaccaagatcgtgccactgcaatccagcatgggtgacagagcaagactctgtctccaaaataaaatacttttcctaCCATATAATATCTGTGTGAGACTAGACTTTCTTCATATGCTTCAACCAAGCCAATGAATGGaaacagattgaatgcagaagcagatataaGAATCTAGTATATTccgtcaggcgcggtggctcacacctgtaatcccagccctttgggaggctgaggcgggcggatcacgaggtcaagagatcaaggccatcctggccaacatggtgaaaccatgtctctactaaaaatacaaaaattagccaggcatggtggcacacgcctgtagccccagctacttgggtggctgaggcaggagaattgcttgaacccgagaggcggaggttgcagtgagccgagatcatgccactgcactccagcctggcaacagagcaagactctgtctcaaaaaaaaaaaaggaatctagcTTATTCCCTTTAAGATGAACATTAAAGAtatttgcaaaaaatatatatagtataataccATTCTTCTCACtctcattttatttagaaaatagttatttttgaaaaaatatttagttaACATTATTTTTGAAGGAGTagtttaaaatttatcatttaatttCTAATAACAGTAAATATTGGTAAGtataacccacataaacaaaagctcaTTGAGTAccttaatttttaagaatgtaaaggGATGCTACGACCAAAAACTTAAGAACTGCTCTAGGTCATGCACAGAGGTGGCTTTCTATATTTTGACTTTGATCTAATAATACATTAAAGTCAGGTAAAGAGATAATTACTCAACATTGTCTTAATAAAACATAGACATGACATTAAAATTCTGGCTTATACAGACTACAGTAGGAAAAAAAGCTGATATAAAAACTGCAGGAGCTCACATCTGGAAAAGCATAGTAAAAATGACCAAATCTAGCAAAAAGCCATACAGTTAaccctccatatctgtgggttctgcatccataAATTCAACCAAGAATCGAAAatattggggggggggggggaaaatCAAcctgcatctgtactgaacatgtacagacttttttcttgtccttATTTTctgaacaatacagtataacaactatttaaacattttttatttattttgagagagtttcactctgtcgcccaggctggactgcagtggagcaatcttggctcactgcaacctttgcctcctgggttcaagaaattctcatgcctcagcctcccaagtagctgggattacaggcgtgagccaccatgcccagccttacatAGCTtttacattgcattaggtattataattTAGAGATAATTTAAGAAtacaagaggccaggcacggtggttcatgcctgtaattgtagcattttgggaggctgaggtgggagaattgcttgagcccacaagctggagaccagcctgaacaacatggtaaaacgccatctctacaaaaaatacaaaaaattagctgggcctggtggggtaagcctgtagttccagctacttgggaagctgaggtgggaagatgacgtgagcctgggagatgaacgctgcagtgagccatgattgtgccactgcactccagtccgggtgacagagtgagaccctgtctcagaaataaaagtataaggaggatgtgcatagactATATGCAAATATCACACCATTTTACATCAGGGACTTGCACATCTGCAGATTTTGGCATCTACAGGAAGTCCTGGAATCAAaccccacagataccaagggacgactgtactttttatttttattaaaaaaataaaataaaataaatagagatagagatctcactatcttgcccaggctggtcccaaactcctaggctcaagtgatacctccaccctgggcctcccaaagtgctgggatcacaggcgtgagccaccacacctggcctgtactTCTATCTACAAGCAATACATACACACTTAAGAGTTGATATTAAGAAATATTACCTTCTCTTGGCTTACTTCCTTTTCATCTGCTGTTTGTAAGGGAGTAGGAatatcacacacacacttatttttTCGTCTATTCTTCCGTTTTTGGCGTTTCTTTTCTTGCTTGAGTTCTCTTACTCGTTCCTCTTCTGAAAATTCCTCACAAAGTTGTTCCAATCTGCTAATACCCTGTACTTTTTCCACGGTcatctattataaaaataaggTTGAGGGTGAATATTGGTcagaacttcttttcttttttttttgagacggaatcttgctctgtcgcccaggctggaatgcagtggcatgatctcagctcactgcaagctccgcctcctgggttcatgccattctcctgcctcagcctcctaagtagctgggactacaggtgcccgccaccacgcccggctaattttttgtatattttagtagagacggggtttcaccgtgttagccaggatggtctcgatctcctgacctcatgatccacccgcctcagcctcccaaagtgctgggattacaggcgtgagccaccgtgcccggtccctTTGTTTTCTGTGGTAATATACAGACTCCTATTCCAAACCAGCAAGATTCtagttttaaatttcagaattttttttttttttttgaga
Proteins encoded in this window:
- the GGNBP2 gene encoding gametogenetin-binding protein 2 isoform X2, which produces MARLVAVCRDGEEEFPFERRQIPLYIDDTLTMVMEFPDNVLNLDGHQNNGAQLKQFIQRHGMLKQQDLSIAMVVTSREVLSALSQLVPCVGCRRSVERLFSQLVESGNPALEPLTVGPKGVLSVTRSCMTDAKKLYTLFYVHGSKLNDMIDAIPKSKKNKRCQLHSLDTHKPKPLGGCWMDVWELMSQECRDEVVLIDSSCLLETLETYLRKHRFCTDCKNKVLRAYNILIGELDCSKEKGYCAALYEGLRCCPHERHIHVCCETDFIAHLLGRAEPEFAGGRRERHAKTIDIAQEEVLTCLGIHLYERLHRIWQKLRAEEQTWQMLFYLGVDALRKSFEMTVEKVQGISRLEQLCEEFSEEERVRELKQEKKRQKRKNRRKNKCVCDIPTPLQTADEKEVSQEKETDFIENSSCKACGSTEDGNTCVEVIVTNENTSCTCPSSGNLLGSPKIKKGLSPHCNGSDCGYSSSMEGSETGSREGSDVACTEGICNHDEHGDDSCVHHCEDKEDDGDSCVECWANSEENDTKGKNKKKKKKSKILKCDEHIQKLGSCITDPGNRETSGNTMHTVFHRDKTKDTHPESCCSSEKGGQPLPWFEHRKNVPQFAEPTETLFGPDSGKGAKSLVELLDESECTSDEEIFISQDEIQSFMANNQSFYSNREQYRQHLKEKFNKYCRLNDHKRPICSGWLTTAGAN
- the GGNBP2 gene encoding gametogenetin-binding protein 2 isoform X3, translating into MVMEFPDNVLNLDGHQNNGAQLKQFIQRHGMLKQQDLSIAMVVTSREVLSALSQLVPCVGCRRSVERLFSQLVESGNPALEPLTVGPKGVLSVTRSCMTDAKKLYTLFYVHGSKLNDMIDAIPKSKKNKRCQLHSLDTHKPKPLGGCWMDVWELMSQECRDEVVLIDSSCLLETLETYLRKHRFCTDCKNKVLRAYNILIGELDCSKEKGYCAALYEGLRCCPHERHIHVCCETDFIAHLLGRAEPEFAGGYERRERHAKTIDIAQEEVLTCLGIHLYERLHRIWQKLRAEEQTWQMLFYLGVDALRKSFEMTVEKVQGISRLEQLCEEFSEEERVRELKQEKKRQKRKNRRKNKCVCDIPTPLQTADEKEVSQEKETDFIENSSCKACGSTEDGNTCVEVIVTNENTSCTCPSSGNLLGSPKIKKGLSPHCNGSDCGYSSSMEGSETGSREGSDVACTEGICNHDEHGDDSCVHHCEDKEDDGDSCVECWANSEENDTKGKNKKKKKKSKILKCDEHIQKLGSCITDPGNRETSGNTMHTVFHRDKTKDTHPESCCSSEKGGQPLPWFEHRKNVPQFAEPTETLFGPDSGKGAKSLVELLDESECTSDEEIFISQDEIQSFMANNQSFYSNREQYRQHLKEKFNKYCRLNDHKRPICSGWLTTAGAN
- the GGNBP2 gene encoding gametogenetin-binding protein 2 isoform X1, with amino-acid sequence MARLVAVCRDGEEEFPFERRQIPLYIDDTLTMVMEFPDNVLNLDGHQNNGAQLKQFIQRHGMLKQQDLSIAMVVTSREVLSALSQLVPCVGCRRSVERLFSQLVESGNPALEPLTVGPKGVLSVTRSCMTDAKKLYTLFYVHGSKLNDMIDAIPKSKKNKRCQLHSLDTHKPKPLGGCWMDVWELMSQECRDEVVLIDSSCLLETLETYLRKHRFCTDCKNKVLRAYNILIGELDCSKEKGYCAALYEGLRCCPHERHIHVCCETDFIAHLLGRAEPEFAGGYERRERHAKTIDIAQEEVLTCLGIHLYERLHRIWQKLRAEEQTWQMLFYLGVDALRKSFEMTVEKVQGISRLEQLCEEFSEEERVRELKQEKKRQKRKNRRKNKCVCDIPTPLQTADEKEVSQEKETDFIENSSCKACGSTEDGNTCVEVIVTNENTSCTCPSSGNLLGSPKIKKGLSPHCNGSDCGYSSSMEGSETGSREGSDVACTEGICNHDEHGDDSCVHHCEDKEDDGDSCVECWANSEENDTKGKNKKKKKKSKILKCDEHIQKLGSCITDPGNRETSGNTMHTVFHRDKTKDTHPESCCSSEKGGQPLPWFEHRKNVPQFAEPTETLFGPDSGKGAKSLVELLDESECTSDEEIFISQDEIQSFMANNQSFYSNREQYRQHLKEKFNKYCRLNDHKRPICSGWLTTAGAN
- the GGNBP2 gene encoding gametogenetin-binding protein 2 isoform X4, producing the protein MVMEFPDNVLNLDGHQNNGAQLKQFIQRHGMLKQQDLSIAMVVTSREVLSALSQLVPCVGCRRSVERLFSQLVESGNPALEPLTVGPKGVLSVTRSCMTDAKKLYTLFYVHGSKLNDMIDAIPKSKKNKRCQLHSLDTHKPKPLGGCWMDVWELMSQECRDEVVLIDSSCLLETLETYLRKHRFCTDCKNKVLRAYNILIGELDCSKEKGYCAALYEGLRCCPHERHIHVCCETDFIAHLLGRAEPEFAGGRRERHAKTIDIAQEEVLTCLGIHLYERLHRIWQKLRAEEQTWQMLFYLGVDALRKSFEMTVEKVQGISRLEQLCEEFSEEERVRELKQEKKRQKRKNRRKNKCVCDIPTPLQTADEKEVSQEKETDFIENSSCKACGSTEDGNTCVEVIVTNENTSCTCPSSGNLLGSPKIKKGLSPHCNGSDCGYSSSMEGSETGSREGSDVACTEGICNHDEHGDDSCVHHCEDKEDDGDSCVECWANSEENDTKGKNKKKKKKSKILKCDEHIQKLGSCITDPGNRETSGNTMHTVFHRDKTKDTHPESCCSSEKGGQPLPWFEHRKNVPQFAEPTETLFGPDSGKGAKSLVELLDESECTSDEEIFISQDEIQSFMANNQSFYSNREQYRQHLKEKFNKYCRLNDHKRPICSGWLTTAGAN